One genomic window of Conger conger chromosome 9, fConCon1.1, whole genome shotgun sequence includes the following:
- the LOC133137992 gene encoding uncharacterized protein LOC133137992, translating to MPRPLSVWSWASVQCLLLQSLIHLSASDPSNIDVFSQVGQEVTLPCHCRSTIDPAKASKHPYLWWETPMESVFELEGPLRFEAPKYRGRVDVGLQGFEEEGNCSLLLRAVRFSDAGLYESFVQAGGRRRRFVRSVELNVRDHKDSKTLAEGERLHLKLHTTQDVTVVFQGKDAKAGEIWRRWGEGEGKAVGGRQGRLVEREGALILSEVKLEDSGTYRVLDPQGLAVSTLLLTVEPEAEPMQPAERHQGECNFVRGNTSLKILISSKLTYQWLIKALESIHGNI from the exons ATGCCGCGTCCTCTCAGCGTATGGAGCTG GGCCTCTGTGCAATGCCTGCTCCTCCAATCCCTTATTCACCTTTCAG CCTCCGACCCCTCCAACATCGACGTGTTCTCCCAGGTGGGGCAGGAGGTCACGCTCCCCTGCCACTGCAGGTCCACCATAGATCCAGCCAAGGCCTCCAAGCACCCCTACTTGTGGTGGGAGACCCCCATGGAGAGTGTCTTTGAGCTGGAGGGGCCCCTCCGTTTCGAGGCGCCCAAATACAGGGGGCGGGTGGACGTGGGGCTGCAGGGTTTCGAGGAGGAGGGCAactgctctctgctcctgcGTGCCGTACGCTTCTCAGATGCGGGGCTGTACGAGAGCTTCGTACAGgcaggaggcaggaggaggaggttcGTCAGGAGCGTGGAGCTCAACGTCAGGG ATCACAAGGACAGCAAAACTCTGGCAGAAGGAGAACGCCTTCATCTGAAGCTCCACACCACCCAGGATGTGACCGTGGTGTTCCAGGGGAAGGACGCCAAGGCGGGCGAAATTTGGCGGAGGTGGGGCGAGGGTGAGGGCAAGGCCGTCGGCGGCAGGCAGGGACGTCTGGTGGAAAGGGAGGGGGCGCTGATCCTTTCGGAGGTGAAGCTGGAAGATTCGGGGACCTACAGGGTGCTGGACCCTCAGGGGCTGGCCGTTAGCACTCTTCTCCTCACCGTGGAGCCAG AAGCTGAGCCCATGCAGCCGGCTGAGAGACATCAAGGTGAGTGCAATTTTGTGAGGGGAAACACTTCTTTGAAAATACTCATTTCAAGTAAACTAACATATCAATGGTTAATTAAAGCCCTGGAAAGTATTCATGGAAATATATAA